From the genome of bacterium, one region includes:
- the mqnE gene encoding aminofutalosine synthase MqnE, which translates to MLRASGLDAIYQKVMDHERLSFEDGVQLFETRDLTSVGYMANIVRERMHGDRSFFVRNRQLNPTNVCEYSCMFCSFYRREGEEGGYTMTMEQIAQRVKDGLKQGIQEIHITSGLHPELPFSYYTDMLSTIKSVAPHIHIKGFTAVEIEYYANHYNMSMRAVLEALMKAGLEAMPGGGAEIFAQRVREKICDEKATAEGWFKVHGMAHELGLMTNATMLYGHIERYDERIDHLIRLRELQDISLAKKTKGSFSTFIPLKYQHENNRLKKLPQVSAFEDLKVVAVSRLMLDNFPNIKAYWVVIGKNMAQTALSYGANEIEGTILEETIMSMAGTDSASGMTTSELIKLISDAGRQPIERDALYNVIKEFSAEDIAHAHRNPVMIPVLN; encoded by the coding sequence ATGCTGCGCGCCTCCGGTTTGGACGCCATTTATCAAAAAGTGATGGATCATGAACGGCTCTCTTTTGAAGACGGCGTCCAATTGTTTGAAACGCGTGATCTGACCAGCGTAGGTTACATGGCCAATATTGTCCGGGAAAGAATGCACGGCGACCGATCATTTTTTGTACGCAACCGTCAGCTTAACCCCACCAACGTATGTGAATATTCGTGCATGTTTTGTTCGTTTTACCGGCGTGAAGGCGAAGAAGGCGGCTATACCATGACGATGGAACAAATCGCGCAACGTGTTAAAGACGGATTAAAGCAAGGCATCCAAGAGATCCATATCACTTCCGGCTTACATCCGGAACTCCCCTTTTCATATTATACCGATATGCTTAGTACGATCAAATCGGTTGCGCCGCATATTCACATCAAAGGTTTTACAGCCGTCGAAATCGAATACTACGCCAACCACTATAACATGTCCATGCGTGCTGTGCTGGAGGCTTTGATGAAAGCCGGCCTCGAAGCCATGCCCGGCGGTGGCGCTGAAATTTTTGCTCAGCGTGTCCGCGAAAAAATATGTGATGAAAAAGCTACGGCGGAGGGTTGGTTTAAAGTACACGGTATGGCACATGAACTGGGTTTGATGACTAATGCGACGATGCTTTATGGTCATATCGAACGTTATGATGAACGTATTGACCACTTAATTCGTTTACGTGAGCTTCAGGATATTTCATTGGCAAAAAAAACAAAAGGATCATTTAGTACATTTATTCCACTCAAATACCAGCATGAAAACAACCGATTAAAGAAATTACCGCAGGTTAGTGCTTTCGAAGATTTGAAAGTCGTAGCGGTATCGCGCCTGATGCTGGATAATTTTCCAAATATCAAAGCTTATTGGGTAGTTATTGGTAAAAATATGGCACAGACGGCGCTCAGCTATGGTGCAAATGAAATCGAAGGAACAATCCTCGAAGAAACGATCATGAGTATGGCTGGAACGGACAGTGCATCGGGAATGACCACGTCGGAATTGATCAAACTCATATCCGATGCGGGCCGCCAACCCATCGAGCGCGATGCGTTATATAATGTGATAAAAGAATTTTCGGCTGAAGATATAGCGCATGCACACCGCAATCCGGTCATGATACCTGTGCTCAATTGA
- the mqnB gene encoding futalosine hydrolase, giving the protein MRILIVSATEAEIKPLLVHYKAVHPDKLGLWRSPTSHSHTIDFLVTGIGMINTAYSLGKQLQISSYDWAINLGIAGTYSEGHALASIVRVDTDILAEMGATTADGQFENLQRMGFPLHSYDNKAIYNEIENPNDLQNWSRLAQTPKVRGITVNTVTGNTERILWNRNNFTPDIESMEGGAFALACLRAGQPYVQYRSLSNFVEPRDRSRWKINEAVAALSTFTIQLLEKI; this is encoded by the coding sequence ATGAGAATACTCATCGTTTCTGCGACGGAAGCCGAAATCAAGCCCCTATTGGTTCATTATAAGGCCGTTCATCCCGATAAACTTGGTTTGTGGCGCTCACCTACTTCACACTCCCATACAATTGACTTTCTAGTTACCGGTATTGGTATGATCAATACGGCGTATAGTCTCGGTAAACAATTACAAATATCATCGTATGATTGGGCCATAAATCTCGGAATAGCCGGTACGTATAGTGAAGGACATGCTTTGGCCTCTATTGTACGTGTAGATACGGATATACTCGCAGAAATGGGCGCTACGACGGCGGATGGGCAATTTGAAAATCTACAGCGCATGGGATTTCCCTTACATTCTTACGACAACAAGGCGATTTACAACGAAATCGAAAATCCCAACGATCTGCAAAATTGGAGCCGATTGGCGCAAACACCCAAAGTAAGAGGAATCACGGTCAATACCGTTACCGGTAATACAGAACGCATTCTGTGGAATCGCAATAATTTTACTCCGGATATCGAAAGCATGGAAGGCGGCGCCTTTGCACTGGCTTGTTTACGGGCGGGGCAACCTTATGTACAATATCGGTCGCTTTCCAATTTTGTCGAGCCTCGCGACCGAAGTCGCTGGAAAATCAACGAAGCTGTTGCGGCGTTGAGCACCTTTACTATCCAACTTTTGGAGAAAATCTGA
- a CDS encoding heavy-metal-associated domain-containing protein has translation MRLTILTLAALLISSCGKEEKLDKAVVKVNSAICGECSGTITKAVMAVNGVKKVEVDTDTKIATISYVPGSVKIGDIESAIVKSGYDANDQKADPAAYEQLPDCCKKK, from the coding sequence ATGCGTTTGACTATCTTAACATTAGCGGCCCTCTTGATTTCTTCTTGCGGAAAAGAGGAAAAATTAGATAAAGCCGTAGTAAAAGTTAATTCCGCGATCTGCGGCGAATGCTCGGGTACCATTACAAAAGCCGTGATGGCCGTTAATGGTGTCAAAAAAGTTGAGGTGGACACGGACACTAAAATCGCCACCATCTCTTATGTTCCCGGTTCCGTCAAAATCGGTGATATCGAATCCGCAATCGTCAAATCCGGATATGACGCCAATGATCAAAAAGCCGATCCGGCAGCCTATGAACAATTGCCTGACTGCTGTAAGAAAAAATAA
- a CDS encoding DUF1624 domain-containing protein, with translation MNKRYHFIDLFRGWAVLVMIETHVFNAWMDKSLRSSEWFSYLNFINGFVAPSFLFVAGVSFVMVAWNNWHSFTSFNPGYRKQLRRFFVIMLIGFALHLPRLDWSQGWPNIVTEDLVSFYQIDVLQTIAISLILLQLLMLWTRGITVFFIVLFIITWSALLITPFLWQKDFSSSVHPLIANLLNGKNNPLFPLFPWCVFLWSGGLVGGLFMRYSTSDKEHKIVSAIALIGVSLFAIGYISDISSIRFFEYESFWLTSPNWVLMRLGILLILFSFFWLLDYKNWHTSPQVLLFGRQSLFAYISHLVLIYSITGEKASISIFDQNLPPWLTLILWIVVCAAVYALTHLWVQLKPGLTARFKPSGKK, from the coding sequence ATGAATAAACGTTATCACTTCATTGATCTTTTTCGCGGATGGGCTGTCCTTGTAATGATAGAGACCCATGTTTTTAATGCATGGATGGATAAAAGCCTGCGTTCTTCAGAATGGTTTTCCTACCTGAATTTTATTAACGGTTTTGTTGCGCCATCATTTCTTTTTGTTGCCGGTGTTTCCTTTGTCATGGTTGCTTGGAATAATTGGCATTCCTTTACCTCATTTAATCCCGGCTATCGGAAGCAACTGCGTCGTTTTTTCGTAATAATGCTGATCGGTTTCGCTCTCCATCTACCGCGATTGGACTGGAGCCAGGGATGGCCGAATATTGTTACGGAAGACCTTGTCAGCTTTTATCAGATTGATGTATTGCAAACTATCGCCATCAGCCTGATTCTTTTACAGCTATTGATGCTGTGGACTCGCGGCATAACCGTATTTTTTATTGTTCTTTTTATTATCACATGGTCGGCTCTTCTTATTACGCCGTTCCTTTGGCAAAAGGATTTTAGTTCATCAGTACATCCCCTAATAGCCAATTTACTAAATGGAAAAAACAATCCTTTATTTCCACTTTTTCCGTGGTGTGTTTTCCTTTGGTCCGGCGGCTTGGTCGGCGGTCTTTTTATGCGCTATAGCACTTCTGATAAGGAACATAAAATAGTATCGGCGATTGCACTGATCGGGGTATCTTTGTTTGCCATCGGTTATATTTCGGATATTTCATCCATTCGTTTTTTTGAATATGAAAGTTTTTGGTTGACCAGTCCGAATTGGGTATTGATGCGTTTGGGTATATTACTTATTCTTTTTTCGTTCTTCTGGTTACTCGATTACAAAAACTGGCACACATCACCACAGGTATTACTTTTCGGGCGACAATCTCTTTTTGCATATATTTCACACCTTGTACTTATCTACTCGATAACGGGCGAAAAAGCATCCATCAGCATATTTGATCAGAATTTGCCGCCTTGGTTAACACTTATTTTGTGGATTGTCGTTTGTGCGGCCGTCTATGCGCTGACGCATTTGTGGGTACAACTCAAACCCGGTCTTACGGCACGATTTAAACCGTCCGGCAAAAAATAG
- a CDS encoding 1,4-dihydroxy-6-naphthoate synthase, which produces MKFTLGYSTCPNDTFIFDALVHKKIDTEGIEFEPFLADVEELNQKAFRCELDITKLSYHAFLYLLKDYALLPSGSALGHRCGPLFISARPINVHSIAGDKILIPGKLTTANFLLQFFLGKTVQAQPVLFSDIEKNLLNGSAEAGVIIHEGRFTYQAKGLHLIQDLGDYWETKTGMPIPLGAITIRKTFGPEIQSVIGRIIRRSVEYAFSHPTSSKSYVKHHAQELDDTVIAEHIKLYVNDYTLDLGTKGYAAVDFLKKEALRIGILPSS; this is translated from the coding sequence ATGAAGTTTACGCTGGGTTATTCTACCTGCCCCAATGATACGTTCATTTTTGATGCCCTGGTTCATAAAAAAATCGACACCGAAGGAATCGAATTCGAACCTTTTCTTGCAGATGTCGAAGAACTCAATCAGAAAGCCTTCCGCTGCGAATTAGACATTACGAAATTAAGTTATCATGCCTTTTTATATTTGTTAAAAGATTACGCCTTATTGCCATCCGGAAGCGCATTGGGACACCGCTGCGGCCCTTTATTTATTTCGGCACGCCCTATTAATGTCCATAGTATTGCCGGTGATAAAATATTGATCCCCGGAAAATTGACTACAGCCAATTTTTTACTGCAGTTTTTTTTGGGAAAAACCGTTCAGGCACAACCTGTTCTTTTTTCAGATATAGAAAAAAACCTATTAAACGGTTCGGCCGAAGCGGGAGTGATTATTCACGAAGGGCGTTTTACATATCAGGCCAAAGGCCTTCATTTGATCCAAGATTTGGGTGACTATTGGGAAACAAAAACAGGCATGCCTATTCCGCTGGGCGCCATAACCATCAGAAAAACGTTTGGGCCAGAAATCCAGTCAGTGATTGGACGCATTATTCGACGCAGCGTGGAATATGCTTTTTCCCATCCCACGTCGAGTAAATCTTACGTCAAACATCACGCTCAAGAGCTTGACGACACGGTTATCGCGGAACACATTAAACTCTACGTCAACGATTATACCCTTGATCTGGGAACTAAAGGTTACGCGGCGGTAGATTTCTTAAAAAAAGAAGCGCTTCGTATCGGCATTCTCCCCTCATCTTGA